The sequence below is a genomic window from Streptomyces sp. NBC_00582.
GGCCGCGTCGAGCGGTTCGAGGGTGATCGTGCCGAGTTCGCACTCGGCCGTCGCGCAGGGGCAGCGGGCCGCGAAACGGCAGCCCGTCGTCCCGGTCCATGTCGAGGGGTCGGCCACGGAGCCGCGGATCGTCGGAAGTTCGGCGTCGGACAGCGTGTCGCGGCCCGGCTGGCAGGCGATGAGCTGCTTGGTGTAGGGGTGGGCGGGCGTCGTCAGCAGGGTGTCGAGCGGCCCTTCCTCCACCACCTGGCCCGCGTACATCACGATCGTGCGCCGGCACACCTGGGCCACCACGCCCCAGTCGTGGCTGACCAGCACCAGCGCCATGCCCGTCTCGGCCTGGAGGGTGCGCAGCAGTTCGAGGATGCCGGCCTGGACCGTCACGTCGAGGGCCGTCGTGGGCTCGTCCGCCACCAGGATTCGGGGCCGTCCGGCCAGTGCCCGTGCGATGGAGACGCGCTGCGCCATGCCGCCCGACATCTCGTGCGGGAACAGCCGGGCCGTCCGGGCCGGGTCGGGCAGCTGGACCATCTCCAGGAGTTCGAGGACCCGCGCGTGGACCGCCGCGCGGTCCGGACGGCCGTCCTCGTGGCGGCGCACCACCTCGGCGAGCAGGGCGCCGACCCGCATGGTGGGGTCGAGTGCCGTCATCGGCTCCTGCGAGACGTAGCCCACCGAGCCGCCGCGGTAGTCGGCGAGCTCCCTGCCCTCCAGGGCCAGCACGTCACGGCCGTCGAAGGTGAGGGAACCGTCCGTGATACGGCCGCCCATGCGCAGCAGCGCTCGCGCGACGGAGGTCTTGCCGCAGCCCGATTCGCCGACCAGGCCGACCGCGTCCCCCGGAGCGATGTCGAAGCTGACCCGGCTCGCGACGGCGACGTCCTGGCCGGAGCGGCGGTAGCTCACCGTCAGGTCGCGGACGGTCAGCAGGGCGTCACGGGTCGCTGGCGGGACGGTCGTGGCGGCGGGCCCGCCGGTGCCCGCCGGGGCCGCCTCGGTCCGGACGGCCGCCGCCGGCTTGAGCTTGATGGCCGGGGCCGCCTCGGCCCGCCCCCAGCTGCCGACGGTGGCGTCGCGGATGACGTCGCCGAGGACACCGAGGCAGAGGATGACGACACCGATCATGCCGCCGGAGATCAGCAGCAGTCGGGGGTCGCGGCTGAGCAACTGGGCGCCCTCGGCGACCATCGAACCCCAGGTGGGGTTGGGCGGCGTGGTACCGAAGCCCAGGTAGGCGAGGGCGACGGTGAGTTGAAGGGCCATGCAGCACATCAAGGTGGCCTGGACGAGGATCGGTCCGAGGACCCGGCGGAAGACGTGGCGCGCGACGATCCTGCTCGTGGGCACACCCGCGACGCGGGACGCGTCCACGAAGAGTTCGCTCCGCATGGCGAGCACGGGCCCGCGGATGTTGCGGACCATGGGCGGGGCCAGCAGCAGTGCCAGGGCGATGAGCGCGATCGAGAAGTGGTCCTGGAAGACGGAGAGCACCACGAGCACCAGGATGATCACGGGGATCGCCATGCCGATCTCCACGGCGGTCATGACCGCGCGGTCGAACCAGCGGCCCAGATAGCCGGCGAGCAGCCCCAGAGGTACGGCGACGGCGAGGGTGACGACCACGACGAGCAGGGCGTCACCGAGCGACACCAGGCCGCCGTGCAGCAGTCTGCTCAGGATGTCGCGTCCCAGCTCGTCGGTGCCCAGGGGGTGACTGCCGCTGGGCCCTTGGAGCGCCTGCGTCAGGTCCCCGGTGTTGGGAGGGGCCGAGGTGATCAGACCGGCCGCCAGACAGGCGCCCACCACGATCACCAGGATGGCCAGCGGGATGAACGTCGCCGGGCGCAGAAGAGTGCCCCGTAGTCGTCGGGCGCCGGAGCGACGCTCCTTCGCACCGTGGCCTGTCTCGCTCATGACGTCCGCCTCGACTTTCCGTCCTTAGTCGCTCGACCGTCATCGGTGACGGTTCCCAGATACCACCAGGCGACCGCCCCCGCCGGAACCCGTGCGCAGGGCAGGCGAAGCGATGGCAAGCATCAACGGCTGCGATAACCGGGCGGCGGTGTCCGTCCCTAGGGTGGGCACATGGCTAACCTGCGGCTTGTCACCCTTCGGCGCGATCGACGGATGCATCCGATCCTGCGCCTCGCACTGCACCGGGCGCTCCTGGCGGCCGTGCTCGTACTCGTCGTCTCCGCGGTGACGTTCGTCCTGCTCTCGGTCGCCCCCGGCGATCCGGCGGCCACCCTGCTCGGCGGCTTCGCCACCCCGGCGAAGATCGCGCAGGTGCGGCGGGAACTGGGCCTCGAGAAGCCGTTGTGGCAGCAGTACTGGGACTGGCTCGACCAAGCGGCGCACGGCAGCCTGGGCTCGTCACTGGTCTCCCAGGAGGCGGTCTTTCCCGAGCTGATGGGCCGGCTGCCGGTCACCCTGTCGCTGGTCGTCGGCACGACGCTGGTGTCGGCCGTGGTCGGCGTGGGCGTCGGCGCGTTCAGCGCCGTGCGGGGTGGCCTGGTCGGGCGCTTCCTGGACGTGGTGTCGATGCTGGGATTCGCCCTGCCGAGCTTCTGGCTCGGCCTGGTCCTGATGGAGCTCTTCGCGGTGCAGTGGGGGCTGCTGCCGGCGACCGGTTACGTGTCGTTCGGCGACTCCCCCCTGCTGTGGCTGCGCTCCCTGGTGCTGCCGGTGGCGACACTGTCGATCGGCGGTGTCACCGGCATCGCGAAACAGACGCGCGACGCCCTCCTGAGCGAGTGGGGCAAGGACTACGTCGACGCGCTGCGCGCCACCGGCCTGTCCGAACGGCGCATCCTGCTGCGCCACGCGCTGAAGAACGCCGCCATCCCGATCGTCACCGTCGTCGGGGTCTACTTCGTCGGCATGCTCGGCGGCGCCGTCCTGGTCGAGAACATCTTCGCCATGCCCGGTCTCGGCAGCCTGGCCACGTCGTCGACGGGTCAGGGGGACATCCCCGTCGTGCTCGGCATCGCGGTCCTGTTCTGCCTGATCGTGGTGCTGGTGAACTTCCTGGTCGACCTCGCCTACGGCCTGCTCAACCCCCGGGCCCGTGCGGCCTGACCCGTCTTCGCTCCAGGGCTCCGGCCGCAGCGTCACCGCCGCGGACGGGGCCTTTCCCTGTACTGGGGGAGGCCCGCGGTCATCACAGGCCGCAATGCCTCCCATCGAGACGGTGTGGTTGCTGCGGTTCGACCCACGCTGCTGTGATCTGGGACACCGAGCCGACGGCAGCGACGGACCGCTGCTCCGCGGCAGCGGCATCCCACCCACGCACACCGAGAACGAGCTCCGTGAAGGGAGCAATCCATGGCTGAGGTCAACAAGCTTCGGCGGGGGCCGGCCAGCCTGTGTACGGCAGGAGCCCTCGTGGTCCTGACCGCCTGCTCGGGCAGTTCCACGCCCGGTGCCGGCGGGAGTTCCACGGCCGCCTCGAACCTCACCGACGCGACGAACGTCAAGCGCGGCGGCACGCTCACGATCGCTGAGTCCTCCCCGTTCCCGCTGGACCCGGCGCTGGCGTCCCCGCCGTTCGTGCTGGCCCCGGCCTACGACTCGCTGATCCACCAGAACGTCGACAACACCTACTCGCCCGACCTCGCCACGTCGTGGAGCATGAGCGACGGGAACCGCCTCTTCAAGATGAAGCTGCGTGCGGGCGTCAAGTTCTCCGACGGCACTGCGATGACGCCCGCCACCGTCGTGGCCTCCCTGAAGCGGATCATCGACACGCCTGGCCCCAACGGGTCAATCGGGCCGGTCAAGAGCGTCACCGCGGTCGGTGACGACGAGGTCGACGTGGCCTACTCCAAGGCGGTGCCGGAGAGCTTCGCGGTCAACTCCTTCAGCCAGGCGGCCAACTTCGGCATCATCGTCGGCCCGACCGGCACCGCGGACCCCGATACCCTCTCGAAGGCCTCGGACGGCGTGGGGCCGTACAAGCTGGACCCCTCGCAGTCCAACAGCTCCAAGACGACCTTCATACCGAACGACAACTACTTCAACCAGAAGGCGATCAAGTTCGACAAGGTCGTCGTCACCCAGATCCCCAACGCGACCGCACGAGTGAACGCGCTGCGCAGTGGCCAGGTCGACTACGCCTTCGACGTGGGCACCGCCAACGCCACCAGCGCCGAGTCCTCCGGACTCCAGGTCTCCCAGCACGGCTCCCTGCTGCCGTCCCTGGTGCTGGAGAACCGCGTCTCCGGGCCGCTGGCCAAACTGGAGGTGCGTCAGGCGATCGAGTACGCCGTCGATCGCACGACCATGATCGAGTCGCTGTTCAACGGGATCGGCACCGCGCAGAGCAGTGTCGGCATCAAGGGCCTCGGCGGCTACGACGAGAAGAACTCCGATCCCTACCCGTACAACGTGGCCAAGGCGAAGGCCCTGCTGAAGAAGGCCGGATATCCCAACGGTTTCACCATCAGCACACTCGACTTCGCTCAGCAGGACGTCAACGGGAGCCTCGCGCAGGCCTTCGCCAGCCAGCTCAAGGCCGTCGGCATCACGCTGAAGATCCACGTGATCAGCACGGGCTTCACGCAGTTCCTGACCGCGATCTCGTCGAAGAAGTACGACGCCGTGGTCACCAACCTCCCGGGCAACGACATCTACACCGAGTACAACCAGTTCCTCGGCAAGGGCACGGTGGGCAACGGCTTCGGCGTGGTGGACTCCACGGTCGAGCAGCTCATGACGGCGGCCGGCACGGCCTCCACCTCGGAGGAGGACTCCGCGATGCAGGCGATCACGAACCGGATCGACCAGCAGGCCTGGGTCGTCTCGGCCGGTGTCATCCCCACCATCGACCTCGCGGCGAAGAACCTCGTCAACATCGCGCCCGACGGCAGCCCCAACTCGCAGCCGTACGCCTTCGACCCGTCGGCCAAGTCCTCCTGGTACCTGAAGTGACCGACCGTCAGCGCCCCTGACCTCCGGCCCGTTCCAGGTCTCCGGCCCAGCCCCCGCTGATCCCCGGCCGGTCCGAGGCTCCGGCAGCCGCCGCGGCCCCGGGCCGGCCACCGTCCGCCCCCCGAACCAAGGACTCGCCCACCATGACCGACTCCCTCCAGGACCGCATCGAACTCGACGCGCTCGACGTGCGCGGCGGCGAGGTGCGCACCCTCCCGCGGACCACGCGGGTGCGTTCGCTGACCGTCGCCGACGGCGGGTCCCTGACCGCGCCCGAGGGCCACCACCTCACGGTGACCGTCGACGGCGTCGAGACCGGCTCGAAGCTGCTCTCCACCTACGCGACGACGACCGCCGTCGCGCCGGGCACCTACCGCGGCGACGTGGTCGTCACGGTCACCGAGGACCACCCGGCCTCCGTCATGGACGCCCCCTTCCATCTGCGCCAGGCGGTCTACGTCGACGCCGACGGCGTCGTGGACGCCAAGTCCGTACCGTCCGCCGTACGCGGCGGCACCTACGACGGCCGCTCCGCCCGCGGCGTCACCGTCGCCTCCACCGGCGAGGCGTTCAACGGCTTCTACATCGCGGGCGGCGAGTACGAACTCACCGACGCCACCTTCGACTTCGACGGCAACGGCCGAAGCGACTTCTCCGCCCAGGGCGCGGCCGTCGTCGCGAAGGGGCGCACGACCCGCCTCACCGTCGACGGCGCGACGATCCGCACCCGTGGCGCGGTGCGCGCCGGTGTCGTCGCCGACGACGGTGCTCGCGTGGTCGTGAAGAACTCCGTCATCACCACCACCGACGGCACCCTGCCCGACGACTACGAGGACGTCCTCGGGCCGGGCATGATGACCGTGCCCTGGCCGCTCGGCCTGTCCGGCAACGTCCGCTCGGTCGTCACCCTCGGCGATCTGACCCGGGCCACCTATGTCGCCTGCTCCGTCACCTCCAGCAACTGGGGCGTGCTGGCCAGCGACGCGGTCGGCTCCAGCACCATGCTCGGCAACCTCGACGTTCCGCTGCGCCTGAGCGCCGTCAACGTGGACGCCGTCATCACCGGCAAGGACGGCTACGGCGCCTACGCCGACGTCAACGCCGTCGACACGTTCCTCGGCACCCGCTTCACCGGCGTCACCTACGGCCTTGTCCTCAGCGGCGGCTCGGTCACCCTCGGGGACAGCACACACGAGCGGGTCGCGCAGCTCGACGCGGACCTGGAGACCGGCCTGAGCGGCGAGGAGATCGCCGCACTGCCCGAGCGGGCGAGCGTCATCGAGTCGCGACGGTTCGGGGCGCTCCTGCACCAGTTCCCGGGCAGCGTCCTCTCCGTCACCGGAGGCACCCGGATCTCCAGCGCCGGCACCGTCTTCCTCAACAAGGGCGTCAAGGCGGACATCACCGTCGACGGCTCGGGCGGTGCGCGGCTGGAGGCGGGGAACGGCGTGCTCTTCCAGTTCATGGACTCCGACGACCCGATCATCAACTCGGGCGACTTCGACGACGTACGCGCCGTGTACGCCCCGCCCACCGGCCCCGCTCGGCGCGACCCGCAGTGGGACGTCACCGAGGTGCACGACGACGACAGCGTCGCGCGGTTCACCGACATCGACCTGCGCGGCGACTTCTACAACGGAGCCCGCGCCGGCCGGAACATCGCGCTGACGTTCACGCGGACCTCGCTGCACGGCGTGATCTCCGCCTCCGTGGCCGAGCACCGGGTGGCGGCGATCGGCCCCGAGCAGTACCGCGAGCTCGGCGAGGTCGACAACACCGCCGCCCCCGCCGTGAACAACGGTGTGATCGTCACCCTCGGCGCGGGGTCGAGCTGGACGGTCACCGGCACAAGCCACCTCACCGGGCTCGTCCTGGACGCGGACGCGACGCTCACCGCCGGCACCGTCACCGTCGACGGTGTGCCGACCGAGCCGAAGCCCGGCACGTCGTACCACGGCGCGATCGAGATCACGACAGCCTGACCCGAGGCGCCCCACCCCCACACGAGACCTCGACACACGCAGACATTCGGCACACGCAGACAGAGGAGCAACCATGGCAGGCCGTCTGGACGGCAAGATCGCGCTCATCACCGGCATCGGCAGCGGGATGGGACGGGAGGCGGCGCTGCGCTTCCTGCGGGAGGGCGCAAAGGTCGTCGGCTGCGACATCAAGGAGGAGGGCATCGCCGAGACGGTCCGCCTCGGCCGCGAGGCCGGTGGCGAGATCGACGGCTTCGCCCCGGTGAACCTCTCCGACGCCGCCGCCGCGGAGAAATGGGTGGAGGACGCGGCCGCGGTCTTCGGCGGAGTCGACATCCTCTACAACAACGCCTCGCACCCGGTGTTCGGCCCGATCGACGAGATGCCGGTCGAGACCTGGGACTACGGCATCGCCAACGAACTCAACCTCGTCTTCTACACCACCCGCACCGCGTGGAAATACCTCAAGCGCAGTGGTGGCGTCGTCGTCAACATCGGCTCGATCGCCGGCACGCGCGGCGTGGAGTTCATGCCGCAGAACGTCCACGGCACCGCCAAGGCCGGCGTCATCAACCTCACCCAGCAACTCGCTGTCGAAGGCGCGCCGCACAAGATCCGCGCCGTCGCCGTCAGCCCCGGCTTCATCGTGACCCCGGCCACGGCCTGGCTGGTCGACAACGGCGACGACGCGTTCAAGAGCAACATCGCCCGCATCCCGCTGGGCCGTCCGGGCGCACCTGAGGACGTCGTGAGCGCGGCGGTCTTCCTCGCCTCCGACGAGGCGGCCTGGATCACCGGCGTCAACCTCGTCGTCGACGGGGGCGGCACTGTCCTGGGCTGACCTGCGGCCCACCGAGCAGCGAGCGAAGGAACAGTCTGACCCATGAGCCACCTCAACGAACACGGCATCACCCATCTGCGCCACGTCGACCTGGCCGTGCCCGACTACGAGACACAGCGGACCTTCTACAAGAAGGTCTGGGGCCTCACCGAGACGGGCACCGACGGTGACCTGTCGTACCTGGCGGCCGAGGGCTCGCCGGAGCAGTACGTCATCCGCCTGCGGAAGTCCGCCGACAAACGCCTCGACCTGATCGCCTTCGGCGCCGACAACGCCGCCTCGGTCGACGCCCTCGCCCAGCAGCTCGGCAGCCGCGGCGTCCAACTGGTCAGCGAGCCGGGCGAGTTGCAGACCGCGGGCGGCGGCTACGGCTTCCGCTTCTTCGACATCGACGGACGCACGATCGAGATCAGCGCCGACGTCGAGACGCGCCGACACCGCGCGGTCGAGGAGGGCGAGTCCGTCCCCGTACGGCTCTCCCACGCGGTGATGAACAGCACCGACCCCAACAAGACGCGAGACTTCTACGCCGACGTCCTCGGCTTCAAGCTGTCGGACACGCTCTGGGGCGAGCACATGGGCGAGATGATGCACTTCATGCGGTGCAACGACTGGCACCACAGCCTCGCCATCGCCCGCGGCCCGCACACGTCCGTGCACCACGTCTCCTTCGAACTGCGCGGCCTGGACGAGTACATGAGGGCCACCGGACGGGCCATGCGCGCCGGTACGAAGAAGATCTGGGGGCCGGGCCGGCACAACGCCGGCAACAACACCTTCAGCTACTTCCTCGACCCCAGCGGCAACACGATGGAGTACACCACCGAGCTGGCCCGGCTCGACTCCGACATATGGCACCCGCAGGTGTTCGACATCGCCGACCCCGACACGCAGGACCTGTGGGGCACGGCGGACCCGATGAGCGAGATCATCGCTCGGGACAGCTTCAACGACCCCGACAGCGGCGTGTTCGTCGCCCCGCCGGTATGAGCCCCGTGAACCCGGCCGCGAGTGGCCGGCTGGCCGGCAAGGTCGTCGTCGTCACCGGAGCCGCGCGCGGCCAGGGGGCCGCCGAGACCGAGGCGCTCGCCGCCGAAGGCGCGCACGTCATCGCCACCGATGTCCTCGACTTCGAGTACGCCGGTGGCGACCGGCCGGGCGGCGGCAGCGTCACCCAGCTCCGCCACGACGTCACCGACGCGGCCGGCTGGGCCGAGCTGGCGGAGTTCGCCGGTGAGCGGTACGGCCGCGTCGACGCGCTGGTCAACAACGCGGGAGTGGCGGCCCGCGAGCGGATCCCGCATGTGTCGGCCGAGGCGTGGGAGCGCACGTTCGCCATCAACGTGACCGGCCCCCTGCTGGGCATCCAGGCGCTTGTGCCGCTGATGGCGCCGGGCTCCAGCATCGTCAACATCTGCTCCGTCGCCGCGGTGTCGGGGCACGCGGCGGCGGCGTACACGGCGAGCAAGTGGGCGCTGCGCGGGCTCACCCGCTCCGCCTCGCTGGAGCTCGGCGAGCATGGAATCCGGGTCAACGCGGTCATGCCGGGGCTGATCGACACCCCGCTGATGGCCTCGGCGCCGCCCGCGTTCCAGACCGCCGCGGTCGCGGAGATTCCCCTGGGCAGGGTGGGGGTTCCCGCCGACATCGCCCCGACGATCGTCTTCCTCGTCTCGGACGACTCCGCCTACTACAACGGCGCCGAGCTGGTGATCGACGGCGGCATGACCGCCCATGTGTCGCACAAGCACATCGCGGACGCCACGCGCCCGTCCTGAATGCCGGACGAGCGCGGGCGGTGGGACGCACCGCGGTCGACGCCGTACACGCGTTGACCGCGCCGTCGGGGTCCCCTGCGCCCGGTACGACGCGCCGGCTTTCCGCCGACCCCCGTACGCGGCACGCGGCTCGGTCGTACACCTCGTCGTCCATGGCGCGTCCGACCAGCCCGTCGATACCTCGCATCACGACGGTACGGGTTCCGGGCGCACACCACCGACGGCAGAGTGACGGACATGTTCGAGTACTTCCCAGACAACTACATCTGGAGCCTCGGCGTCGCCGCGACGCTGAACTCCGGCGGCTGCATCGACGAGGTCGACCGTGCCTGCCGCCCGATCCGTGAACTCGCCCGGCAGGGCAGCGACGTCGGCACCAGGGAGTTCATGGCGTCCTGGCAGGCCGTCGCCGGACAGCTGGAGAGCCAGGCCGACGAGGCCGCGGCGGCCGGCCACCCGCGCACCGCCGGGCAGAGGTACTTCCGGGCGGCGGCGTACCTGTGCCAGGCGGAGCGCATGCAGAGCGCCAAGGACCCCGACCGCAGGCAGGTCTACCAGCACTGCCTCGACCTGCTGGAGCGCTCGTTCGAGCTCGTCGACCCGGCCACCTCCAGAGTCGCGGTGCCCTTCGAGGGGACGACCCTGCCGGCGTACTTCACCCGGGCGTCCCGCCCCGACGGGACCCCGGCGCCGACGGTGATCATGTGGAACGGCCTCGACTCCACCAAGGAGCACATGTACACCTCCGGCTGGCCCGCCGAGATGGCCGCCCGCGGGATCTCCACCCTGATGGTGGACTGCCCCGGCAGCGGTGAGGCGCTGCGCTTCCAGGACCTCAAGGCGCGCGTCACGACCGAGGACTGGGCGACGGCGTGCGTCGACTACCTGGAGACCCGCGAGGACGTCGACAACGCCCGCGTCGGCCTGGTGGGCTGGTCGCTCGGCGGGTTCTACGTGCCGAGGGCCGCGGCGTTCGAGAAGCGGCTCGCCCTCGCCGTCGCCTGGGGCGCCAACCACAACTGGGGCGAGGTGCAGAAGGCGCGGCTGGAGCGGGAGGGCGAGAACCCGGTCCCGCACTACTGGGAGCACGTGCTGTGGGTCTGGGGCCACGACGACGTCCCCTCGTTCATCGAGGCCGCGGCCGCCGTCCACCTCGACGGCGTCGTCGAGCGGATCACCTGCCCGTTCCTCGTCACGCACGGCAGCAACGACCGGCAGATCGACGTCAAGTACGCGCACCGCTCCTACGAGCAGGCCGTCGGCAGCCCCCGGCGCGAGCTGCGGGTCTTCACGCCCGACGAGGGTGCCACGGAGCACATCGGCCTGGACCACCTCCCTCACGTCGGCTCGTACATCGCCGACTGGATCGAGGACGTGTTCACCGCCCCGGCGACGGAAGGCACTCCATGACCCTGATCCTCGGCGATGCCGCCGTACGGTCCGTCTTCGACTGGAAGGAGGCGGTCGAGGCCCTCCGCGCGGCCTACGCCGGTGATCCCGACGGCACCCGCTTCCCCGCCCGCCGGATGGCACGCGGCGACCACGGGTGGCTGCGCACCTTGAGCGGCGTGCCCGCCGACCCCGCGCTCATGGGCCTGAAGATCATCGCGGCGTCGCCGGAACACGGCCGCGTCTCCTATCTGATCCCGCTGTTCGACCAGCGCAGCGCGGAGTTGGTCGCGCTGCTCGACGGCCACTCGATCACCGGGTTCCGCACGGCGGCGGCCTCCGCTCTCGCGGCGGACGTCCTCGCTCCGGCCGGTGCCCTGCGCGTCGGGCTGATCGGCTCCGGCTTCGAGGCGAAGAACCATGTACGGGCGCTGGCGGCGGTGCGTGAACTCACCTCGGTGACGGTCTACAGCCCCCGCCCCGAGAGCCGTACCCGCTGCGCACGCGAACTGGCCGACCTGGGCGTCGAGATCACCCCGGCCGAGTCCGCGCGGGCGGCCGTCGCGGACGCGGACGTCGTCGTGTGTGCCGCCCGCTCGCGCGACGAGTCACCGACCCTGCTCGGGGCGTGGCTGCGCCCCGGCATGACCGTTGTGTCGATCGGATCGACCCTGCCCGAGCAGCGGGAGGTCGACCCGGAGGTCCTGTCGCGCTGCGCGCTGCTCGTCGCCGACATGGTCGAGGAGGTCCTGGAGGAGACCGGCGACCTGATCGCCGCGCGGGCACAGGGCGTCGACGTGAGCCGTAAGACGGTCTCCCTGGCCGACCTGGTCTCGGGCCGGCACCCGGGCCGCGAGAAGCGCGAACAGATCCTGCTCTACAAGTCGGTGGGCTCGGCGGTGCAGGACCTCGCCGTCGCCGAGATGTGTGCGCGCAGCGCCGAGCGCGACGGCCTCGGCCTCGTCACCGACCTCGGAATCCACCCGGTCGAGAAGTGAGAACCGCGTGACGAGCCCGTCGCGGACCGGCACCACCCGTCCCACTGACTCAACCACCCGCTGTACGTGACGAGTCGTCAACTGGCAAGAAGAAAGGACCGGACATGGCGGACTACAACCGGCGCGAGGCGCGTGAGTGGGCGCGCGAGAGGCTCGTCGGCGCCGTCAACTGCACCATCCCGTCGTTCACCAACGACCTCAGCGGCATCAACGAGACGGCGATCCGGCACGACGTGCGGCTGGCCAAGGAGCACGGCTTCCTGGGCACGCTCGGCGTCTCCGAGGTCAACATCACCCTGCCGGAGTACCTGGACTTCCTGCGGATCATCCGCGACGAGGCGGGCGACGACCTGGTGGTCGTGCACCATGCCAGCTGGAGCGATCTCGAGCAGAACATCGAGGCGGTCAAGGGCGCGGAGGCCGCAGGCGCGGAGCTGGTGCTGCTGTCGTACCCGCCGAACTTCTACCCCGAGTCCGAGCAGGAGGTCTACGACTACACCAGGGCCGTCTGCGACGCCACGAACCTGGCCGTCATCCTCTTCCCGATGTTCCTGTGGAACTTCAGCTCGCGCATCCACCCCTCGGACATCCCGGCCCGCCTGATCCGGCGGCTGATCGACGACTGCCCGAACATAGCCGTGATCAAGGCCGAGGGCGGTTTCCCCAGCATCCAGGGCATCATCGAGTGCCACCGGCTGTTCGGCGACGAGGTCGTCATCTCCTGCCCCATCGAGGGCGAGTTGATCCCCCTCTCCCAGGTGATGCCGATCCAGCTCTCCGCGACCAGCGACCACGAGTACTACGGCCCGACGATCCCGCACGTGATGGGACTGCTGCGGGACGGCAAGTACGACGAGGCGACGGAGATCTACTGGCGGCTGCACCCGGCCCGCAAGGTCAAGTCGAATCTTGCCGCGCAGCTCAACGGCGGCTTCTTCATCAACCGTCAGGCGTGGAAGTTCCAGGGATGGCTCCAGGGCTACAACGGCGGCCCGCTGCGCATGCCCACCCAGCGCATCCACGACCCGCAGATGAACGCCCTGCGCAAGGGACTCGTCGACGCCGGCCTCGAACCGAGCATGGACCCGTTCCGGGAGTTCTTCATCGGCCGCAATCCCGCCTGAGCGGTACGCCCCTGCCAGGTCGGCGGCCTGGACGGACCGGCCGACGGCACATCACCCACGCACGAAGGAGCAGTACCAGATGAAGCAGTACGTCGACCTTGTCCTCAAGTCGATGGTCGAGAAGGACCCCGGTCTCCTTCCGCTGGCGGACCGCTACCGCGCTACGGAGAACTCGATCCCGGGTGCGCTGAACATGCTCACCGCCTGGCGCCTCGTCTCCAGGGTGAACGCCCTGGGGCCGGTAATCGCCGACGAGGAACTCGGCAACATCGTGATGACCGCGAACCTGGAGATCGGTGGCGCGCCGGCCACCTTCTGGGCCCGGATTGCCGTCGCCGACGACCGGATCACCGAACTGGAGATCTTCCACGCCAAGTCCCGGGGGGAGGGCGGCTACGTGATGCTCGCCGAGGAGATCGGCAACGAGCCCGCGGTCTGGAAGTCCGCCATCCCGGAGAGCGGCCGCGCCACCCGCGAGGAACTGCTCGCACTCGGCAGGGCCATCTTCATCGACACCGCGGCGCCGACGCCCCCGGAGGGAGACGACTGCGTCGTCATGGAACAGGGCGGCGTGGTCCACGAGTTCGCTGAGTTCCACGACCTGCTCATGGGTGTCGACACCGGCCCGCACGCGCCGGAGGACACCG
It includes:
- a CDS encoding VOC family protein, producing MSHLNEHGITHLRHVDLAVPDYETQRTFYKKVWGLTETGTDGDLSYLAAEGSPEQYVIRLRKSADKRLDLIAFGADNAASVDALAQQLGSRGVQLVSEPGELQTAGGGYGFRFFDIDGRTIEISADVETRRHRAVEEGESVPVRLSHAVMNSTDPNKTRDFYADVLGFKLSDTLWGEHMGEMMHFMRCNDWHHSLAIARGPHTSVHHVSFELRGLDEYMRATGRAMRAGTKKIWGPGRHNAGNNTFSYFLDPSGNTMEYTTELARLDSDIWHPQVFDIADPDTQDLWGTADPMSEIIARDSFNDPDSGVFVAPPV
- a CDS encoding SDR family NAD(P)-dependent oxidoreductase, with product MAGRLDGKIALITGIGSGMGREAALRFLREGAKVVGCDIKEEGIAETVRLGREAGGEIDGFAPVNLSDAAAAEKWVEDAAAVFGGVDILYNNASHPVFGPIDEMPVETWDYGIANELNLVFYTTRTAWKYLKRSGGVVVNIGSIAGTRGVEFMPQNVHGTAKAGVINLTQQLAVEGAPHKIRAVAVSPGFIVTPATAWLVDNGDDAFKSNIARIPLGRPGAPEDVVSAAVFLASDEAAWITGVNLVVDGGGTVLG
- a CDS encoding ABC transporter substrate-binding protein; protein product: MAEVNKLRRGPASLCTAGALVVLTACSGSSTPGAGGSSTAASNLTDATNVKRGGTLTIAESSPFPLDPALASPPFVLAPAYDSLIHQNVDNTYSPDLATSWSMSDGNRLFKMKLRAGVKFSDGTAMTPATVVASLKRIIDTPGPNGSIGPVKSVTAVGDDEVDVAYSKAVPESFAVNSFSQAANFGIIVGPTGTADPDTLSKASDGVGPYKLDPSQSNSSKTTFIPNDNYFNQKAIKFDKVVVTQIPNATARVNALRSGQVDYAFDVGTANATSAESSGLQVSQHGSLLPSLVLENRVSGPLAKLEVRQAIEYAVDRTTMIESLFNGIGTAQSSVGIKGLGGYDEKNSDPYPYNVAKAKALLKKAGYPNGFTISTLDFAQQDVNGSLAQAFASQLKAVGITLKIHVISTGFTQFLTAISSKKYDAVVTNLPGNDIYTEYNQFLGKGTVGNGFGVVDSTVEQLMTAAGTASTSEEDSAMQAITNRIDQQAWVVSAGVIPTIDLAAKNLVNIAPDGSPNSQPYAFDPSAKSSWYLK
- a CDS encoding dipeptide/oligopeptide/nickel ABC transporter permease/ATP-binding protein, with translation MSETGHGAKERRSGARRLRGTLLRPATFIPLAILVIVVGACLAAGLITSAPPNTGDLTQALQGPSGSHPLGTDELGRDILSRLLHGGLVSLGDALLVVVVTLAVAVPLGLLAGYLGRWFDRAVMTAVEIGMAIPVIILVLVVLSVFQDHFSIALIALALLLAPPMVRNIRGPVLAMRSELFVDASRVAGVPTSRIVARHVFRRVLGPILVQATLMCCMALQLTVALAYLGFGTTPPNPTWGSMVAEGAQLLSRDPRLLLISGGMIGVVILCLGVLGDVIRDATVGSWGRAEAAPAIKLKPAAAVRTEAAPAGTGGPAATTVPPATRDALLTVRDLTVSYRRSGQDVAVASRVSFDIAPGDAVGLVGESGCGKTSVARALLRMGGRITDGSLTFDGRDVLALEGRELADYRGGSVGYVSQEPMTALDPTMRVGALLAEVVRRHEDGRPDRAAVHARVLELLEMVQLPDPARTARLFPHEMSGGMAQRVSIARALAGRPRILVADEPTTALDVTVQAGILELLRTLQAETGMALVLVSHDWGVVAQVCRRTIVMYAGQVVEEGPLDTLLTTPAHPYTKQLIACQPGRDTLSDAELPTIRGSVADPSTWTGTTGCRFAARCPCATAECELGTITLEPLDAAHGSRCVHSVAVLEGTVEHAG
- a CDS encoding ABC transporter permease, which encodes MANLRLVTLRRDRRMHPILRLALHRALLAAVLVLVVSAVTFVLLSVAPGDPAATLLGGFATPAKIAQVRRELGLEKPLWQQYWDWLDQAAHGSLGSSLVSQEAVFPELMGRLPVTLSLVVGTTLVSAVVGVGVGAFSAVRGGLVGRFLDVVSMLGFALPSFWLGLVLMELFAVQWGLLPATGYVSFGDSPLLWLRSLVLPVATLSIGGVTGIAKQTRDALLSEWGKDYVDALRATGLSERRILLRHALKNAAIPIVTVVGVYFVGMLGGAVLVENIFAMPGLGSLATSSTGQGDIPVVLGIAVLFCLIVVLVNFLVDLAYGLLNPRARAA